A stretch of Aerococcus urinaehominis DNA encodes these proteins:
- the rpsP gene encoding 30S ribosomal protein S16, whose translation MAVKLRLKRMGSKRNPFYRIVAADARAPRDGRIIEKIGTYNPVAEPAEVVIDEELALKWLKDGAQPTDTVRNILSRQGIMKAFHESKQAK comes from the coding sequence ATGGCAGTAAAACTTCGTTTAAAACGTATGGGCTCTAAACGTAACCCATTCTACCGTATTGTAGCAGCAGACGCGCGGGCACCTCGTGATGGCCGTATCATCGAAAAAATTGGTACTTACAACCCAGTTGCTGAGCCAGCTGAAGTTGTAATCGATGAAGAATTAGCTTTAAAATGGTTAAAAGACGGTGCGCAACCAACTGATACCGTGCGTAACATCTTGTCTCGTCAAGGCATCATGAAAGCTTTCCACGAGTCTAAACAAGCTAAATAA
- a CDS encoding zinc ribbon domain-containing protein: MTKTIFCPQCGQPLSPQVTSCPYCGYQITATEVDQTDPTIPVDFEPSQPEEVAGQTRMSRRHHKSQPTKQTTAANNETSSYRFNQENGHYFFNYIKNNLAFVHIVYLMIFLCALLSTWLGIVALIIGLIIIYVVAVNNEGQNTALNQEIMSRIPLPTWPKVRRQSRERVSGPAVKSVYQPAKPRRAKGNFFLKGLLTILAAINLYGVLAGQFIGDFSLRGLILLPANYIDQALLTGLVASTSLSAGLGVLASLLRLSASLVVVWPLLSLVCTWLGLRKTNFLVNFLNLLGIVIFVGLLSVVLNQLGQYVPANLYQTFAGISLANASRGLVAYLIGVVGLFIFSFINIFTRGRAKY, translated from the coding sequence ATGACTAAAACTATTTTTTGTCCCCAATGTGGTCAGCCCTTAAGTCCTCAGGTGACGAGCTGTCCTTATTGTGGCTATCAAATTACAGCTACTGAAGTGGACCAGACTGACCCAACGATTCCGGTTGATTTTGAACCAAGCCAGCCAGAAGAGGTGGCGGGGCAGACACGGATGAGCCGCCGTCATCATAAAAGTCAGCCTACTAAGCAAACCACTGCTGCTAACAATGAGACAAGCTCTTACCGCTTCAACCAAGAGAATGGTCATTATTTTTTCAACTATATTAAAAATAACTTGGCCTTTGTCCATATTGTTTACTTGATGATTTTTCTCTGTGCCCTCTTGTCTACCTGGCTAGGGATTGTGGCCTTGATCATCGGCTTGATTATCATTTATGTTGTGGCAGTTAATAATGAAGGGCAAAATACTGCCCTCAACCAAGAAATTATGAGCCGTATTCCTTTGCCGACTTGGCCTAAGGTTCGGCGTCAAAGTAGGGAGCGAGTTAGTGGTCCGGCAGTGAAGTCAGTCTACCAGCCAGCCAAGCCAAGGCGGGCTAAAGGCAACTTCTTTTTGAAAGGACTGTTAACTATATTGGCTGCTATTAACCTTTATGGCGTGCTAGCTGGTCAATTTATTGGTGACTTTAGTCTCCGTGGCTTAATTTTATTGCCAGCTAACTATATAGACCAAGCGCTCCTAACTGGTCTAGTGGCCAGTACTAGTCTATCAGCTGGTTTGGGTGTACTGGCTAGCCTGCTAAGATTATCGGCTAGTCTAGTGGTTGTTTGGCCACTACTCAGCCTGGTGTGTACCTGGCTGGGTCTGAGAAAAACTAATTTTTTAGTGAACTTTTTAAACCTACTAGGTATTGTCATATTCGTCGGCCTCTTATCTGTGGTTTTAAACCAGTTGGGTCAGTATGTCCCAGCAAATCTCTACCAAACTTTTGCTGGTATTAGTTTGGCCAATGCGAGTCGCGGTTTGGTTGCCTACCTAATCGGTGTCGTCGGCCTCTTTATCTTTAGCTTTATTAATATTTTTACCAGGGGCCGGGCGAAATATTGA
- a CDS encoding KH domain-containing protein, translated as MPNIDELLLTIVQPLVDHPEDLTLNIQDSDDFLEYHLLVHPDDMGRVIGRNGRVINAIRTIIYSIRAENGRRIRLIIDKHS; from the coding sequence ATGCCTAATATTGACGAATTACTATTAACTATCGTCCAACCACTGGTTGACCATCCAGAGGATTTGACACTCAATATTCAAGATAGTGATGATTTTCTTGAGTACCATTTGCTTGTCCATCCTGATGACATGGGCCGGGTGATTGGCAGAAACGGTCGGGTTATTAATGCAATCCGGACAATTATTTATTCAATCCGGGCTGAGAATGGCCGCCGGATTCGTCTTATTATTGATAAGCATAGCTAA